One Streptomyces fagopyri DNA window includes the following coding sequences:
- a CDS encoding ATP-binding protein produces MAGLEGMEQPRRHVSATAARWSPAVEDERALKALELFGNPTEAEVPLPSRPESAATARRLTQVVVLRQWGLSPKMTEDAVLLVSELVGNAVRHTGARVFGLRMRRRRGWIRVEVRDPSRGLPCLMPVQEMDLSGRGLFLVDKLSDRWGVDLLPRGKTTWFEMRVADR; encoded by the coding sequence ATGGCGGGGCTGGAGGGTATGGAACAGCCGCGGCGGCACGTGAGTGCGACCGCGGCGCGCTGGTCGCCTGCGGTCGAGGACGAACGGGCGTTGAAGGCGCTCGAGTTGTTCGGCAACCCGACGGAGGCGGAGGTGCCGCTGCCGTCCCGCCCCGAATCCGCGGCCACCGCACGCCGGCTCACCCAGGTCGTGGTCCTGCGCCAATGGGGACTCTCCCCGAAGATGACCGAGGACGCCGTGCTGCTCGTGTCCGAACTCGTCGGCAACGCCGTCCGGCACACGGGCGCCCGAGTCTTCGGACTGCGGATGCGGCGGCGCCGGGGCTGGATCCGCGTGGAGGTCCGCGACCCCTCCCGGGGGCTGCCCTGTCTGATGCCGGTCCAGGAGATGGACCTCAGCGGCCGCGGCCTCTTCCTCGTCGACAAGCTCTCCGACCGCTGGGGCGTCGACCTCCTGCCCCGCGGCAAGACGACCTGGTTCGAGATGCGCGTCGCCGACCGCTGA
- a CDS encoding enoyl-CoA hydratase/isomerase family protein, translated as MTVHLEVAEGVGTLRLDRPPMNALDVATQDRLKELAEEVTRRTDVRAVVIHGGEKVFAAGADIKEMQAMDHAAMIVRSRALQDSFSAVARIPKPVVAAVTGYALGGGCELALCADFRIAADDARFGQPEILLGLIPGAGGTQRLSRLIGPSRAKDLIFTGRMVKADEALSLGLVDRIVPAAEVYTQAHTWAAKLAQGPAIALRAAKESIDTGLETDLETGLAVERNWFAGLFATEDRERGMRSFVEEGPGKAKFL; from the coding sequence ATGACTGTGCATCTCGAAGTGGCCGAAGGCGTCGGCACCCTCCGCCTGGACCGCCCTCCCATGAACGCGCTGGACGTCGCCACGCAGGACCGTCTCAAGGAGCTCGCCGAGGAGGTCACCCGGCGCACGGACGTACGCGCCGTGGTCATCCACGGCGGGGAGAAGGTGTTCGCGGCGGGCGCGGACATCAAGGAGATGCAGGCCATGGACCACGCGGCGATGATCGTCAGGTCCCGGGCCCTGCAGGACTCCTTCAGCGCCGTGGCCCGCATCCCCAAGCCCGTCGTCGCGGCCGTCACCGGGTACGCGCTCGGCGGTGGCTGCGAGTTGGCGCTCTGCGCGGACTTCCGCATCGCCGCGGACGACGCCAGGTTCGGGCAGCCGGAGATCCTCCTCGGTCTGATCCCGGGCGCCGGCGGCACCCAGCGCCTCTCCCGGCTGATCGGACCCTCCAGGGCGAAGGACCTCATCTTCACGGGCCGGATGGTGAAGGCCGACGAGGCGCTCTCGCTCGGGCTGGTGGACCGGATCGTCCCCGCCGCCGAGGTGTACACCCAGGCGCACACGTGGGCCGCGAAGCTGGCTCAGGGACCCGCGATCGCGCTGCGCGCGGCGAAGGAGTCGATCGACACCGGTCTGGAGACGGACCTGGAGACCGGCCTCGCGGTGGAACGGAACTGGTTCGCGGGCCTGTTCGCGACGGAGGACCGTGAGCGGGGGATGCGCAGCTTCGTCGAGGAGGGGCCGGGCAAGGCGAAGTTCCTCTGA
- a CDS encoding YncE family protein: MHRNRNHLQRALIAGAVLAALAGCDGGSKDHANQTHGTQAAVRPALPKKPDGLPGMPPVLDPKDVYAADRANRLSPVVKDFPSRVYVPNTNSNTVSVIDPETYKVIKTIRVGVQPQHVVPSWDMKTLWVNNDRGNSLTPIDPRTGKAGKSVDVHDPYNLYFTPNGKYAIVMASLDRELVFRDAHTMERRKTEPVECYGVNHADFSPDGRYFIVSCEFSGELLKVDTEKMKVVAHQKLPFRGAMPQDVKISPDGKKFYVADMVADGVWVLDGDTFGKPTLLPTGKGCHGLYVSRDSREMYISNRGEGTISVFDFAQDRLTKKWRLPNGGSPDMGGVSADGRVLWLSGRYNSEVYAIDTRSGKQLARIPVGSGPHGLAVYPQPGRYSLGHTGIFR, from the coding sequence ATGCACCGCAACCGCAACCACCTCCAGCGCGCCCTGATCGCGGGCGCCGTGCTCGCCGCCCTCGCGGGCTGCGACGGCGGGTCGAAGGACCACGCGAACCAGACTCACGGCACTCAGGCCGCCGTCCGGCCGGCCCTGCCGAAGAAGCCGGACGGCCTGCCCGGCATGCCTCCCGTGCTCGACCCGAAGGACGTCTACGCCGCCGACCGCGCGAACCGGCTGTCCCCGGTCGTCAAGGACTTCCCGTCCCGCGTCTACGTGCCCAACACCAACTCCAACACCGTCTCCGTCATCGACCCGGAGACGTACAAGGTCATCAAGACGATCCGGGTCGGGGTCCAGCCCCAGCACGTCGTGCCCTCCTGGGACATGAAGACGCTCTGGGTCAACAACGACCGGGGCAACTCGCTCACGCCCATCGACCCGAGGACCGGCAAGGCCGGAAAGTCCGTCGACGTGCACGACCCCTACAACCTGTACTTCACGCCGAACGGCAAGTACGCCATCGTCATGGCCTCCCTCGACCGCGAGCTGGTCTTCCGCGACGCGCACACCATGGAGCGCAGGAAGACCGAACCGGTCGAGTGCTACGGCGTCAACCACGCCGACTTCTCGCCCGACGGCCGCTACTTCATCGTGTCGTGCGAGTTCAGCGGTGAGCTGCTCAAGGTCGACACCGAGAAGATGAAGGTCGTCGCGCACCAGAAGCTGCCCTTCCGCGGCGCCATGCCGCAGGACGTGAAGATCTCCCCGGACGGAAAGAAGTTCTACGTCGCCGACATGGTGGCCGACGGGGTGTGGGTCCTGGACGGGGACACGTTCGGCAAGCCGACGCTGCTGCCCACCGGCAAGGGCTGCCACGGCCTGTACGTCAGCCGTGACTCCCGGGAGATGTACATCTCCAACCGGGGCGAGGGAACGATCTCCGTCTTCGACTTCGCCCAGGACAGGCTGACCAAGAAGTGGCGCCTGCCGAACGGCGGCAGCCCCGACATGGGCGGTGTCTCGGCCGACGGCAGGGTTCTGTGGCTGTCCGGGCGCTACAACTCCGAGGTGTACGCCATCGACACGCGCTCCGGTAAGCAGCTGGCCCGCATCCCGGTCGGCAGCGGGCCGCACGGCCTGGCCGTCTACCCGCAGCCGGGCCGCTACTCGCTCGGCCACACCGGCATCTTCCGCTGA
- a CDS encoding polysaccharide deacetylase family protein → MVRVTTPARPPQHSTEESVTRAAPDRRSALRSGVALAAGTLAAGTLTAGCATTGAAAHPPAASRASGTQPPAHRAAPAAAPAPRRFPQQPAEITHGPRDRPRVALTFHGQGDPAVARTLLGEAERNGARVTVLVVGTWLDEHPDLARRILDGGHDLGNHTLRHLDINAMSEADADAEIRGCGERLRRLTGSIGTWFRPSRTPRASPAVERLARGAGYPHVLSYDLDSLDYTSPGAPAVTRQVLGGIRNGSVVSMHFGYADTVAALPAVLEELGRRGLRAVTTTELLS, encoded by the coding sequence ATGGTGCGAGTGACCACGCCCGCCCGTCCCCCTCAGCACTCCACCGAAGAGAGCGTCACGCGTGCCGCGCCGGACCGGCGTTCGGCGCTGCGTTCGGGTGTCGCACTCGCCGCCGGGACCCTCGCCGCCGGGACGCTCACCGCCGGCTGCGCCACGACCGGCGCCGCCGCCCACCCGCCCGCCGCGTCCCGCGCGTCCGGCACACAGCCGCCCGCACACCGGGCCGCGCCGGCCGCCGCACCCGCGCCCCGGCGGTTCCCGCAGCAGCCCGCCGAGATCACCCACGGCCCCCGCGACCGCCCCCGGGTCGCCCTCACCTTCCACGGTCAGGGCGACCCGGCCGTGGCCAGGACGCTGCTCGGCGAGGCCGAGAGGAACGGAGCCCGGGTCACCGTGCTCGTGGTCGGGACCTGGCTGGACGAACACCCCGACCTGGCCCGGCGCATCCTCGACGGCGGCCACGACCTCGGCAACCACACCCTGCGCCATCTCGACATCAACGCGATGTCCGAGGCGGACGCGGACGCGGAGATCAGGGGCTGCGGGGAGCGACTGCGCCGGCTGACCGGATCCATCGGCACCTGGTTCCGGCCCTCCCGCACCCCCCGCGCCTCCCCTGCCGTCGAACGGCTCGCCCGCGGCGCGGGCTACCCGCACGTCCTCTCGTACGACCTCGACTCGCTCGACTACACCTCGCCGGGCGCCCCCGCCGTCACCCGCCAGGTTCTCGGCGGGATCCGCAACGGGTCCGTGGTGAGCATGCACTTCGGGTACGCGGACACGGTCGCCGCGCTCCCCGCCGTCCTGGAAGAACTCGGCCGTCGCGGTCTGCGCGCGGTCACCACCACGGAGCTGCTGAGCTGA
- a CDS encoding EF-hand domain-containing protein, translated as MADIEEARKQFERIDTDGDGFITAAEFKSALAQGGDWNVTESVAEAVIATRDLNGDKVLSFDEFWTHLNK; from the coding sequence GTGGCGGACATCGAGGAAGCACGCAAGCAGTTCGAGCGGATCGATACGGATGGTGACGGTTTCATCACCGCGGCCGAGTTCAAGAGCGCCCTCGCCCAGGGCGGCGACTGGAACGTCACCGAGTCGGTGGCGGAGGCCGTCATCGCCACCCGCGACCTCAACGGCGACAAGGTCCTCTCGTTCGACGAGTTCTGGACCCACCTGAACAAGTGA